In Limisphaerales bacterium, the genomic window CAATGTTCTGAAACGGGGTTGTTCGTGGGCTATATTCCGGGCTTTACAGGAGCTCATTCGCAAGGCGAAACGCTAGAGGAATTGACCGCCAACTTACGCGAGGTGGTGGCGATGCTTTTGGAGGATGGAGTTCCTCAGCTTGAGGCGGAGTTTGTGGGCACTCAAACAATTTCCGTGGGTTGAGCTATGGGAAACATTCCCGTACTCAAGCCGCGTGAAGTGGTTCGGCTGCTTAAAAAATTGGGCTTCGAGGAAGTTCGGCAACGCGGTTCCCACAAACAATTTCGGCATGACGATGGGCGGGGCACGACAGTGCCGTTCCACTCCGGCCGCGGCATCTGACCAATTATTTTGCGCCAAATTGCCAAAGACATTGGCGTGACCCTGGCTGAACTGTTGAAGGGCTGAGCCTCACCAAACCTCAACCGGCCCTTTGGGGACGGGGATGGCTTTGCGTTTTTCGACGGCGGTTTCGGGTTCGTTCATGAAGGAGGCGACCATTGGGGGGAGTTGGTATTGGGGGAGGAGTTGGCCGT contains:
- a CDS encoding type II toxin-antitoxin system HicA family toxin gives rise to the protein MGNIPVLKPREVVRLLKKLGFEEVRQRGSHKQFRHDDGRGTTVPFHSGRGI
- a CDS encoding type II toxin-antitoxin system HicB family antitoxin, whose translation is MKDYTAVVEQCSETGLFVGYIPGFTGAHSQGETLEELTANLREVVAMLLEDGVPQLEAEFVGTQTISVG